The following are encoded together in the Capsulimonas corticalis genome:
- a CDS encoding RrF2 family transcriptional regulator translates to MTKRADYALLALSHLAAASADDPNRLMNTKEIAEQYEIPVELLAKILQILAKHGMVASHPGPTGGYKLLRPAREISVAEVVTIVDGPFSLLHCTAGEESSCKQYSRCTIRDPLATIEQRVKDLLAEISIEEISVPAPDPKFEDFSTRSFATGITLIS, encoded by the coding sequence ATGACGAAACGGGCCGATTATGCGCTGCTGGCGCTTTCTCATCTTGCGGCCGCTTCGGCGGACGATCCCAACCGTTTGATGAATACCAAGGAGATCGCCGAGCAGTATGAGATTCCCGTGGAGCTGCTGGCGAAAATCCTTCAGATCCTCGCCAAACACGGGATGGTCGCCTCGCATCCTGGACCGACCGGCGGATACAAATTGCTGCGCCCGGCGCGCGAGATCAGCGTCGCCGAGGTCGTGACAATTGTCGATGGGCCGTTCTCGCTGCTGCATTGCACCGCCGGCGAAGAGTCGAGCTGCAAGCAGTACAGCCGCTGCACCATCCGCGACCCGCTCGCCACGATCGAGCAGCGTGTGAAGGACCTCCTTGCGGAGATCAGCATCGAAGAGATCAGCGTTCCGGCGCCCGATCCCAAATTTGAAGATTTCTCGACCCGATCGTTCGCGACGGGCATTACCCTCATTTCTTAA
- a CDS encoding aldehyde dehydrogenase family protein, with product MTLTSTRAGKGEAYSAASTLDGSVLHQTTMLSPDQLTELASAPAPIDSIYRSSDTLGAFLGRLADQLDRRREPLLHAMRHETGFISRDCEEVFEGVTALLRGFCANDEQRAGVPPGEYRNGGRAIQLSSAPWGAVAVILPQNAFLYLAATCLASALAAGNRVALRAPSQSALSAMLLEDAIREAGIAEEMATVVTAKSKEFVSAFQESEQPGLIHYMGSSRHAPAILADTFQAGKASLIDGDGNVIAYIGQSIAPEDAAALLTQGAVRYNGQTCTSVNGAIIHPARYDAVRGALLRRWRSLTWGDTIASPDVSVGPLLSQDQAHWCEQQIAQSGGTVLSGGKSHGNILEPTLLESPEPNSGLVREGLFGPALWIASGDAEQFTQMWRGNKYPLCAAVIGALEPTEWWLSRLPGAARLVIDGDPSIEDIFEPWGGYLGSGANPVSDWKSKYRRTLQIDIPVSRR from the coding sequence ATGACATTGACTTCCACGCGGGCAGGCAAGGGCGAGGCGTATTCGGCGGCCTCGACGCTGGACGGAAGCGTCCTGCATCAAACGACGATGCTCTCCCCCGATCAGCTGACGGAGCTCGCCAGCGCTCCCGCTCCCATCGACAGCATCTACCGGAGCTCCGATACACTGGGAGCGTTTCTGGGTCGTCTCGCGGACCAGCTGGACCGGCGGCGCGAGCCGCTGCTTCATGCGATGCGCCATGAGACCGGCTTCATCTCCCGCGACTGCGAGGAGGTTTTTGAGGGGGTAACCGCGCTGCTGCGCGGCTTTTGCGCCAATGACGAACAACGCGCCGGCGTTCCGCCCGGCGAATATCGGAACGGCGGGCGGGCGATCCAGCTCTCCAGCGCGCCGTGGGGCGCAGTCGCGGTGATCCTGCCGCAAAATGCGTTCCTTTATCTGGCGGCGACCTGTCTCGCAAGCGCACTGGCGGCGGGAAACCGAGTCGCGCTGCGCGCCCCCAGCCAGTCCGCATTGTCGGCTATGCTTTTGGAGGACGCGATCCGTGAAGCGGGAATCGCCGAGGAGATGGCGACGGTCGTGACGGCGAAGTCCAAGGAGTTCGTCAGCGCGTTTCAAGAATCCGAGCAGCCCGGCCTGATCCACTATATGGGCAGTTCACGCCACGCTCCGGCCATTCTGGCCGATACGTTCCAGGCAGGCAAGGCGTCGCTGATTGACGGCGACGGAAACGTCATCGCCTATATCGGCCAGAGCATCGCGCCGGAGGACGCGGCGGCCCTGCTGACGCAGGGAGCCGTCCGCTACAATGGCCAGACCTGTACGTCGGTCAACGGCGCAATTATCCACCCGGCGCGGTACGACGCCGTCCGTGGCGCTCTGCTGCGGCGCTGGCGATCGCTGACATGGGGCGACACGATCGCCAGCCCCGACGTCTCGGTCGGTCCCCTGCTCTCCCAGGACCAGGCGCATTGGTGCGAGCAGCAGATCGCGCAAAGCGGCGGGACGGTTTTGAGCGGCGGCAAAAGCCACGGCAATATCCTCGAACCGACCCTGCTCGAATCGCCCGAGCCAAACTCCGGCCTGGTCCGCGAAGGTCTCTTCGGGCCGGCGCTTTGGATCGCCTCCGGCGACGCCGAGCAGTTTACCCAAATGTGGCGCGGGAATAAGTATCCGTTATGCGCCGCCGTCATCGGCGCGCTTGAGCCCACGGAGTGGTGGCTGAGCCGTTTGCCAGGCGCCGCGCGGCTGGTGATCGACGGCGACCCCAGCATCGAAGATATCTTCGAGCCCTGGGGGGGATATCTTGGCAGCGGCGCCAATCCGGTGAGCGATTGGAAGTCTAAGTATCGACGCACGCTGCAAATCGACATACCTGTCTCGCGCCGATAA
- the gntF gene encoding guanitoxin biosynthesis pre-guanitoxin forming N-methyltransferase GntF, translating into MITETEKVVYSDYSDWKPEDYLTEYYSELMPDEQFAMEFLADWADKTPYAPIAVEFGCGPTVHHLFPIAHVAGEIHMAEYLASNRQAVQDWVDRKASAHNWDEFAKETLRLRGEDSPTPAQIERVQDDARQRITAIIPGNAFDTDPLGPARRGSYPLVMSHYCAEAASTDIGKWYDSMRNILSLAAPGGTVILSACGAANYYCVGGRNFPCAGVTPSDMLKSLMDNGFGDLDLRIRLVPAHTEQGYSSVIFARAVRRA; encoded by the coding sequence ATGATTACGGAAACGGAAAAAGTCGTATATTCGGACTACAGCGATTGGAAACCGGAAGATTATCTGACGGAATACTATTCGGAGCTCATGCCCGACGAGCAGTTCGCCATGGAATTTTTGGCCGATTGGGCGGACAAAACGCCGTATGCGCCGATCGCCGTGGAGTTCGGCTGCGGCCCGACCGTTCACCACCTGTTCCCTATCGCGCACGTTGCCGGCGAGATCCATATGGCGGAGTACCTCGCCTCGAACCGTCAGGCGGTTCAAGACTGGGTCGATCGAAAAGCAAGCGCGCACAACTGGGATGAGTTCGCCAAGGAAACGCTGCGGCTGCGCGGTGAGGATTCCCCCACTCCGGCGCAGATCGAGCGCGTGCAGGACGACGCGCGCCAGCGCATTACCGCGATCATTCCCGGCAACGCCTTCGACACGGACCCGCTCGGCCCGGCGCGCCGTGGATCTTATCCCCTGGTAATGAGCCACTACTGCGCCGAGGCGGCGTCCACCGACATCGGCAAGTGGTACGACAGCATGCGCAATATTTTGAGCCTGGCGGCTCCCGGCGGAACGGTCATTCTATCCGCGTGCGGCGCGGCGAACTACTATTGCGTCGGGGGGCGAAACTTCCCCTGCGCCGGCGTAACGCCCAGCGATATGCTGAAGTCGCTGATGGATAACGGCTTCGGCGATCTCGACCTTCGCATTCGCCTTGTGCCGGCGCATACCGAACAAGGCTACAGCAGCGTGATCTTTGCGCGCGCCGTCCGCCGAGCTTAA
- a CDS encoding sugar phosphate isomerase/epimerase family protein, which produces MKFGVCAGLDDAAAVARAGFDYLEPGVSSALNPDKLDADVLPVLQRVSSAAGTPTPSFNMFLPGDLKIIGEAVDQPRLEHYVHEAFRRASLVGAEVLVLGSGAARGIPDGFSRAEAERQFDGVLKLCAAAAEQFGVDLAIEALNTGECNFVNSVAEAADFARRCGGPHIGIVSDIYHILMEDQSYEETYEARDLLKHVHVCGGEDRRAPNGDDLTLLTDYFRVLKRAGYDRRISVEGLWESIVEQGARSQAVVAQAWDSA; this is translated from the coding sequence ATGAAATTTGGCGTTTGTGCGGGATTGGACGACGCGGCGGCGGTGGCGCGCGCCGGATTTGATTACCTGGAGCCAGGCGTGAGCAGCGCCCTGAATCCGGACAAATTGGACGCCGATGTTCTGCCGGTGTTGCAGCGTGTTTCGAGCGCGGCGGGGACGCCTACCCCATCGTTCAACATGTTTCTGCCCGGCGATCTGAAAATCATCGGCGAAGCCGTCGATCAACCGCGCCTGGAGCATTACGTCCATGAGGCGTTCCGGCGGGCGAGCCTGGTCGGGGCGGAAGTCCTGGTTCTGGGCAGCGGCGCGGCGCGGGGCATTCCCGACGGATTTTCGCGCGCGGAGGCGGAGCGCCAGTTCGACGGCGTTCTCAAACTCTGCGCGGCTGCGGCGGAGCAGTTTGGAGTCGACCTCGCGATTGAGGCGCTCAATACCGGGGAATGCAACTTTGTGAACAGCGTCGCGGAGGCCGCCGATTTCGCCCGGCGCTGCGGCGGGCCGCACATCGGCATCGTCAGCGATATCTATCATATTTTGATGGAGGATCAGTCGTATGAAGAAACGTACGAGGCGCGGGATCTGCTCAAACACGTCCATGTCTGCGGCGGCGAGGACCGGCGCGCGCCGAACGGCGACGACCTGACGCTGCTGACGGACTATTTCCGGGTTCTCAAGCGGGCCGGTTACGATCGGCGAATTTCCGTGGAAGGGCTGTGGGAGAGCATCGTCGAACAGGGCGCGCGGTCCCAGGCCGTGGTGGCGCAGGCGTGGGACAGCGCGTAA
- a CDS encoding cysteine desulfurase family protein, with product MDNNATTRVDPRVLGAMLPYFSEQYGNAASNSHTFGWTAGDAVDKARTQVAELIGADPSEIIFTSGATEADNLALKGVAEAYAEKGNHIITTAIEHKAVLDTAKHLEREGKSVTYLPVDQYGMIDLQQLKDSITERTILVSAMYGNNEIGTLDNIDEIAEICHERGVIFHTDATQAIGKIPINVKTQKIDLMSLTAHKMYGPKGIGALYVRRKEPRVRLALQMDGGGHEHGMRSGTLNVPGIVGFGEACQVCSQEMERDRAHTQGMRDRLWEQIQATVPDVSLNGHPTQRLSNNLSIAIRGVDADALLASLSGVALSTGSACTSASVAPSHVLLALPNAAQVIGSSIRLGVSRFTTKAEVDQVASLIAPAVARLRGVAAVTP from the coding sequence ATGGACAACAACGCGACCACGCGAGTGGATCCGCGCGTTTTGGGAGCGATGCTTCCGTACTTCTCCGAGCAGTACGGCAACGCCGCCTCCAACAGTCATACCTTTGGATGGACGGCCGGAGACGCCGTCGATAAGGCGCGGACGCAAGTCGCCGAGCTGATCGGCGCGGATCCGAGCGAGATCATCTTTACATCCGGAGCCACCGAAGCTGATAACCTCGCTCTCAAAGGCGTCGCGGAAGCGTACGCCGAAAAGGGCAACCATATCATCACGACCGCGATCGAGCACAAGGCCGTGCTCGATACGGCGAAGCATCTGGAGCGCGAGGGCAAGTCGGTCACCTATCTGCCCGTCGATCAATACGGCATGATCGACCTCCAGCAGCTAAAGGACTCCATCACCGAGCGGACCATTTTGGTTTCGGCGATGTATGGGAACAATGAGATCGGGACGCTTGACAATATCGATGAGATCGCGGAGATCTGCCATGAGCGCGGCGTGATCTTCCACACCGACGCCACGCAGGCGATCGGCAAGATCCCGATCAATGTCAAGACGCAGAAGATCGATCTGATGTCGCTGACGGCGCATAAGATGTACGGCCCCAAGGGAATCGGCGCGCTGTATGTTCGCCGCAAAGAACCGCGCGTGCGGCTGGCCTTGCAGATGGACGGCGGCGGACACGAGCACGGCATGCGTTCGGGAACGCTCAATGTTCCGGGAATCGTCGGCTTCGGCGAAGCGTGCCAGGTCTGCTCGCAGGAGATGGAGCGGGACCGCGCGCATACCCAGGGCATGCGCGACCGATTGTGGGAGCAGATCCAGGCGACCGTGCCGGATGTCTCGCTCAACGGGCACCCAACACAGCGCCTGTCCAATAACCTGAGCATCGCGATCCGGGGCGTGGACGCCGATGCGCTGCTGGCGAGCCTCTCCGGCGTGGCGCTGTCCACCGGCTCCGCCTGCACCTCCGCTTCCGTCGCGCCGTCTCACGTACTGCTCGCGCTTCCAAACGCCGCGCAGGTGATCGGCAGCTCGATCCGTCTCGGCGTTTCGCGCTTTACCACCAAGGCCGAAGTGGACCAGGTGGCGTCGCTGATCGCGCCGGCCGTCGCCCGCCTTCGAGGCGTCGCCGCCGTCACGCCATAA
- a CDS encoding SseB family protein has product MNQPDVQEEPLNNVELESAILGLRMALTPEEEVEAREHFLTVLRDSTLSVPTVTPTPTAPDGSILPNADITFVVAQTQEGVSGVPGFTTLGQLRGTLPDVQNGMFLTGAQLGGILGNSPHKLFVDGPEMHVEVSQEELVFMAQSAQKVIEDQQAAANHNVLLEQAIAEFKNDDSTASREALINAFGNGFCRLPVATEADKDTPVVVLRLGDPNQPETVQEVPLLTDQELLLAFTGEEALGAWSDAERNVIALPGGMIAQLIAQTGVGGVVINKGAENSATIKVEQNQLVVA; this is encoded by the coding sequence ATGAACCAGCCTGATGTTCAAGAAGAGCCGCTGAACAATGTCGAGCTAGAATCGGCGATTCTTGGCCTGCGCATGGCGCTCACGCCGGAAGAAGAAGTGGAGGCGCGGGAGCACTTTCTGACCGTGCTGCGCGACAGCACCCTTTCCGTTCCCACCGTCACCCCCACCCCGACGGCGCCCGATGGAAGCATTCTGCCCAACGCCGACATCACGTTCGTCGTCGCGCAGACGCAAGAAGGCGTCAGCGGCGTTCCCGGCTTTACCACCCTGGGCCAGCTTCGCGGCACCCTGCCGGATGTGCAGAACGGCATGTTCCTGACCGGCGCGCAGCTGGGCGGCATCCTGGGAAACAGCCCGCACAAGCTCTTTGTGGACGGTCCAGAGATGCATGTGGAAGTCAGCCAGGAAGAGCTGGTCTTCATGGCGCAGTCCGCGCAAAAGGTGATTGAGGATCAGCAGGCGGCCGCGAACCACAACGTCCTTCTGGAGCAGGCGATCGCCGAGTTCAAGAACGACGACAGCACCGCCTCGCGCGAAGCGCTGATCAACGCATTCGGCAACGGCTTCTGCCGCCTGCCCGTCGCCACGGAAGCGGACAAGGACACCCCGGTCGTCGTGCTTCGCCTCGGCGATCCAAACCAGCCCGAAACGGTCCAGGAAGTTCCGCTGCTGACCGATCAGGAACTGCTGCTCGCCTTCACCGGCGAAGAAGCCCTGGGCGCCTGGAGCGACGCCGAGCGCAACGTCATCGCCCTCCCAGGCGGAATGATCGCCCAGCTGATCGCCCAGACGGGCGTCGGCGGCGTGGTGATCAACAAGGGCGCGGAAAACTCCGCGACGATCAAAGTCGAGCAAAACCAGCTCGTAGTTGCGTAG
- the phoU gene encoding phosphate signaling complex protein PhoU yields MQTTRQTYHEELGGLERLLLQMGTLAIDMVTEAVESLKHGDLALSEKVIANDDVVDGMDQQIEALCMRLLALQQPMAKDLRKIGTAMKVITDLERIGDHAVDIAKISRKMVHQFFISKPLVDVSALGEMTTSMLRNSLEALVRHDTNLAKQICVDDDRVDDEFKALREQLLSPQREDISRTAASAYMLLAVVALERIADHATNIAERVYYIETGHMEHLARAHRLEGGAPPSGE; encoded by the coding sequence ATGCAAACGACCAGACAGACCTACCACGAAGAACTCGGCGGCTTGGAACGCCTTTTACTGCAAATGGGTACGCTCGCAATCGATATGGTGACCGAAGCCGTCGAGTCGCTCAAGCATGGCGACCTGGCGCTCTCCGAAAAAGTGATTGCGAATGACGACGTCGTCGATGGGATGGATCAGCAGATCGAAGCCCTTTGCATGCGCCTGCTCGCGCTGCAGCAGCCGATGGCGAAGGATCTGCGCAAGATCGGCACCGCGATGAAGGTCATTACGGACCTGGAGCGGATCGGCGACCACGCCGTGGATATCGCCAAGATCTCGCGCAAGATGGTCCACCAGTTTTTCATCTCGAAGCCGCTGGTCGATGTCAGCGCGCTCGGCGAGATGACCACCAGCATGCTGCGCAACAGTCTCGAAGCGCTGGTCCGGCACGATACGAATTTGGCGAAGCAGATCTGCGTGGACGACGACCGGGTGGACGACGAGTTCAAAGCGCTGCGCGAACAGCTGCTCAGTCCCCAGCGTGAGGACATCTCGCGCACGGCGGCGTCGGCCTACATGCTGCTGGCGGTGGTCGCGCTGGAGCGGATCGCCGATCACGCGACGAATATCGCGGAGCGCGTTTATTATATTGAAACCGGTCACATGGAGCATCTCGCGCGGGCGCACCGCTTGGAAGGCGGCGCGCCGCCGAGCGGCGAATGA
- the hisS gene encoding histidine--tRNA ligase: MNENALPPRGMRDILPAEARLRKTVIQQITDVYESFGFRQIETPALELIENLVGDKGGENEKLIYRVLKRGEKLSEAALDPNQLCDLGLRFDLTVPLSRYYANNHAALPRVFKSIQIGPVWRAERPKKGRFRQFVQCDIDVIGAASHIAEIELLVAGTQALQAIGLGEVTVRINDRRILAALSESLGFPEDRFGTFCILLDKLDKIGADGVIQELRSAEFLAEGVDRLAKLFSNPELNINDIRGVIESAIDPAILDGLAHIIDSVRGSVPAGVRVQYDATLVRGMGYYTGPIFEIAYGSYGSSIAGGGRYDNMIGAALGRPAPACGLSIGFERVIEILTEQKEGEDTKSQRLALLVPDSADYASAFGAMREFKQNGFEQVSILNLEKKLSKQLDRLTDEGFSHFAQWSPETPTPEARVLGKK, from the coding sequence ATGAACGAAAATGCGCTGCCGCCGCGCGGTATGCGGGATATTTTGCCGGCGGAAGCTCGCCTGCGGAAAACAGTGATCCAGCAGATTACGGATGTTTACGAATCTTTCGGCTTTCGCCAGATCGAGACGCCAGCGCTGGAGCTGATTGAGAATTTGGTCGGCGATAAAGGCGGCGAGAACGAGAAGCTGATCTATCGCGTGCTGAAGCGCGGGGAGAAGCTGTCGGAGGCGGCCTTGGACCCGAATCAGCTTTGCGATCTGGGGCTTCGTTTCGATTTGACGGTGCCGCTGAGTCGATATTACGCAAACAATCACGCGGCGCTGCCGCGCGTGTTCAAGTCAATACAGATCGGACCGGTCTGGCGCGCGGAGCGGCCGAAGAAGGGGCGGTTTCGGCAGTTTGTGCAGTGCGATATCGATGTCATCGGGGCGGCTTCCCACATTGCGGAGATTGAGCTGCTTGTCGCCGGCACGCAGGCGCTGCAAGCCATTGGCCTTGGTGAAGTGACCGTTCGTATCAATGATCGGCGCATCCTGGCGGCGCTGTCTGAGTCGCTGGGGTTTCCCGAAGATCGATTTGGAACGTTCTGCATCCTTTTGGATAAGCTTGACAAGATCGGCGCGGATGGCGTGATTCAAGAGCTTCGATCAGCGGAGTTTTTGGCGGAGGGTGTGGATCGCTTGGCGAAGCTTTTCTCCAATCCGGAGCTTAACATTAACGACATACGTGGGGTAATCGAAAGCGCCATCGATCCCGCTATCCTGGATGGTCTGGCGCACATCATCGATTCGGTGCGAGGATCTGTTCCTGCGGGCGTGCGCGTTCAATACGACGCGACGCTTGTTCGCGGCATGGGCTATTACACGGGGCCGATATTTGAAATCGCATATGGCTCGTACGGCTCATCCATTGCGGGCGGCGGCCGTTACGACAATATGATCGGCGCCGCGCTGGGACGTCCCGCGCCGGCCTGCGGGCTCTCCATCGGCTTCGAGCGCGTCATCGAAATCTTGACGGAGCAGAAGGAAGGTGAGGACACGAAATCGCAGCGCCTCGCCCTGCTGGTTCCTGACAGTGCCGACTATGCATCGGCGTTTGGCGCTATGCGTGAGTTCAAGCAAAACGGCTTCGAGCAAGTGTCGATTCTTAACTTGGAGAAGAAGCTGAGCAAACAACTCGATCGCCTTACCGACGAAGGCTTTTCGCACTTCGCGCAGTGGTCGCCGGAGACGCCGACGCCGGAAGCGCGTGTGCTGGGCAAGAAATAA
- a CDS encoding bifunctional diguanylate cyclase/phosphohydrolase, whose product MLNLSKDWTAAQKVVVKGAIAYVAIFLFMLIVHPCSAKTYKAFSDIFQTIAPFFASACCLTYVWRGFHPIAARRIGWLLIGVACASYGVGGVLWSYLELVRKIDAPFPSSADYAYLLCYPFLIVGVILLFGSIHIIGRLRQMLDGAIAASGFGILSWHFLIQQSLKQTGITLWAKALGAAYPLFDIAVLFCAIILFSSTSSNPGLRRSIGVLTLGVSMIAFTDSIWGYQVLVNSYHTGSWIDPGWAYGFTLIGLGAMFAHWWPVPAASQEALAGSGRSSGGGSPIKVLIPYLVAVLSFVFVALHDFQTEKAVGVSTLATGFGLMLLVIVRQMFTLLENTHLTHQLRSFNDDLERIVTKRTQQMTALHQLTKAVNTSLKAGEVMQVAEQHTLRALNGDAILVWLMDEEASKENPSGLRLVRWSGLEERPELLETLRSLPLRAQFEAVTVMDDRAKSFRSGTCLRAPLCWRERCLGMIGVIRWSEGVSPTDAAMLESIGLEVGSALENARMYGAALEAADRDPMTGLLNHRAIHQRLHVEVESAEQDQTPLSIVMMDLNNFKLFNDTYGHPIGDQILKSVAESLAVACEGFGYLGRYGGDEFLLVAPNTTVRQAVEMTDMLRERMLHEGFQRIGEERTIPVSLSYGVAGFPEDSKTRHELVAIADANLYAAKHTDSGIMATSDKQRSLRALSRESSFEVLDAMVTAVDNKDRYTRRHSEDVTEYALWISEELGLSEETLRVVRIGGLLHDVGKIGIPDEILRKPGRLTPEEYEVLKRHPRIGALMVGAVPGMEVVLDAVNSHHERWDGQGYPDALAGEAAPLLGRIMAVADAFSAMTTDRPYRKGLEWEAALKEIRANSGTQFDPAMANAFLRAAAKRVPQVLRPTNGAAEILPAESANKA is encoded by the coding sequence ATGCTGAATTTATCCAAGGACTGGACGGCGGCTCAAAAGGTAGTCGTGAAAGGCGCCATTGCTTATGTGGCGATCTTTCTGTTCATGCTGATCGTCCACCCGTGCTCCGCCAAGACCTACAAGGCCTTTTCTGATATCTTTCAGACGATTGCTCCGTTCTTCGCCAGCGCGTGCTGCCTGACCTATGTCTGGCGCGGCTTTCACCCGATTGCCGCCCGCCGCATCGGCTGGCTGCTGATTGGAGTCGCCTGCGCATCGTACGGCGTCGGCGGGGTGCTCTGGTCGTATTTGGAGCTCGTGCGTAAGATCGATGCGCCGTTTCCCAGCAGCGCCGACTACGCCTATCTCCTGTGCTATCCCTTTTTGATCGTCGGCGTCATCCTGCTTTTCGGCAGCATCCATATCATCGGACGTCTGCGCCAGATGCTTGACGGAGCCATCGCGGCAAGCGGTTTCGGCATCCTCAGCTGGCATTTTCTCATTCAGCAGTCATTGAAACAAACCGGCATCACGCTTTGGGCGAAGGCGCTCGGGGCGGCGTATCCTTTGTTCGATATCGCGGTGCTTTTCTGCGCGATCATTCTCTTCAGCTCAACCTCTTCCAATCCCGGCCTGCGTCGCTCCATCGGCGTTTTGACGCTTGGGGTCTCCATGATCGCCTTTACGGACAGTATTTGGGGATATCAAGTTCTCGTCAATTCGTACCATACGGGCAGCTGGATCGATCCTGGCTGGGCGTACGGCTTCACCTTGATCGGTCTGGGCGCGATGTTCGCGCACTGGTGGCCTGTGCCGGCGGCGAGCCAGGAAGCGCTGGCGGGCTCCGGGCGCTCCTCCGGCGGCGGCAGCCCGATCAAAGTCCTTATACCATACCTTGTCGCCGTCCTCTCATTCGTATTTGTCGCGCTGCACGACTTCCAGACCGAAAAGGCCGTCGGCGTCTCCACGCTCGCGACGGGGTTCGGCCTGATGCTTCTTGTCATCGTGCGGCAGATGTTCACTCTGCTGGAAAACACCCATCTCACCCATCAGCTCCGCTCCTTCAACGACGATCTCGAACGGATCGTGACCAAGCGGACGCAGCAGATGACCGCGCTTCACCAATTGACGAAGGCGGTGAACACGAGTCTGAAGGCGGGCGAGGTGATGCAGGTCGCGGAGCAGCACACGCTGAGGGCGCTGAACGGCGATGCGATCCTGGTCTGGCTCATGGACGAGGAGGCGTCGAAAGAGAATCCCTCGGGGCTAAGACTGGTGCGCTGGAGCGGCTTGGAGGAGCGTCCGGAGCTTCTGGAGACGCTTCGCTCTCTGCCGCTGCGCGCCCAATTCGAGGCCGTTACGGTGATGGACGATCGCGCGAAGAGCTTCCGATCTGGAACATGCCTGCGCGCTCCCCTTTGCTGGCGGGAGCGCTGTCTTGGGATGATCGGCGTGATCCGCTGGTCGGAGGGCGTCAGTCCGACGGACGCCGCGATGCTCGAAAGCATCGGCCTTGAAGTTGGAAGCGCTCTGGAGAACGCGCGCATGTATGGCGCCGCGCTGGAGGCCGCGGACCGAGATCCGATGACGGGGCTGCTTAACCACCGCGCGATCCATCAGCGGCTGCATGTGGAGGTGGAAAGCGCGGAACAGGATCAGACGCCGCTGTCGATCGTGATGATGGACCTGAATAACTTCAAGCTATTCAACGATACCTATGGGCATCCCATCGGCGATCAGATTCTGAAGTCCGTGGCGGAGTCCCTGGCCGTGGCGTGCGAAGGCTTTGGATACTTGGGCCGATACGGCGGCGACGAGTTTTTGCTGGTCGCTCCGAACACCACCGTCCGGCAGGCTGTCGAGATGACGGACATGCTGCGCGAGCGCATGCTGCATGAGGGATTCCAGCGGATCGGCGAGGAGCGAACGATCCCCGTCAGCCTCAGTTACGGGGTCGCCGGCTTCCCGGAAGACAGTAAAACGCGCCATGAACTTGTCGCGATTGCCGATGCAAATCTCTATGCGGCAAAACATACGGATAGTGGAATAATGGCTACGAGCGACAAACAACGATCCCTGCGGGCGCTGTCCCGCGAGAGCTCGTTTGAAGTCCTCGACGCCATGGTGACGGCGGTGGACAATAAAGACCGCTACACCCGGCGCCATTCCGAAGACGTCACCGAATACGCTTTGTGGATCTCCGAGGAGCTTGGTCTTTCCGAGGAAACCCTGCGCGTAGTGCGGATCGGCGGCCTGCTGCACGATGTTGGGAAGATCGGTATTCCCGACGAAATTCTGCGTAAACCGGGACGTCTCACACCGGAAGAGTATGAGGTTCTGAAGAGGCACCCGCGAATCGGCGCGCTGATGGTGGGGGCGGTTCCGGGAATGGAAGTTGTTCTCGACGCCGTCAACTCGCACCATGAGCGCTGGGATGGCCAGGGCTACCCGGATGCTCTCGCGGGAGAGGCGGCTCCGCTTCTCGGGCGGATTATGGCCGTGGCGGACGCATTCAGCGCCATGACCACGGACCGGCCGTACCGAAAAGGGCTGGAGTGGGAAGCGGCTCTGAAAGAGATCCGCGCCAACTCAGGAACGCAATTCGATCCGGCGATGGCCAACGCGTTTTTACGGGCGGCGGCAAAACGGGTTCCACAGGTTCTGCGGCCGACGAACGGAGCGGCTGAGATCCTTCCGGCGGAATCCGCCAATAAAGCATAA
- a CDS encoding HesB/IscA family protein, giving the protein MTTTLTEPTLTVEPEQIIEPALELTESAQKQVLRVLERKNIPGAFLRIGVRGGGCSGLSYVLKPDTEFDEFDRTWVLENGVRVVVDRKSIQYLAGTTLDYSIKNLLEGGFQFQNPNSAKSCGCGSSFTPK; this is encoded by the coding sequence ATGACGACCACTTTGACGGAGCCGACGCTGACGGTTGAGCCGGAGCAAATCATCGAACCGGCCCTGGAATTGACGGAATCCGCGCAAAAGCAGGTATTGCGGGTGCTGGAGCGGAAGAATATCCCCGGCGCGTTTTTGCGGATCGGCGTGCGCGGCGGCGGCTGCTCGGGATTGTCCTATGTGCTGAAACCGGACACCGAGTTCGACGAGTTCGACCGAACCTGGGTGCTGGAGAACGGCGTCCGGGTCGTGGTGGACCGCAAGAGCATCCAATACCTCGCGGGAACGACATTGGATTACAGCATCAAGAACCTTTTGGAAGGCGGATTCCAGTTCCAAAATCCGAACTCCGCCAAGTCCTGCGGGTGCGGCAGCTCATTTACGCCGAAGTAG